The Gracilibacillus caseinilyticus genome segment ATTTTGGTTCACCCTCTTTTCCTACATATAAAAATGATGATCCACATAGTCAGATAAGAGTTGTTTCACTTGATATCCATCATCACCATAGAAGAAGATCGTACCTAAGTGATTTCCGTATCCTTCTTGATTGCTTTGAATTTTACTAACAGCTGGTTTAAACAAAGTATGCTTATCAAAATAGTCATGTTCCTCTAATTCCTTCGGCATATTCACTTGATGGATATGATTCTTTTTTGGATAAACTAAAAAACTTCCTGCATGTCCATTCGCTTCTGTTTCATCTGGAAAAATATCTTTTATTTCTTCTTCTGTCGTATTAGGATCACAGCATAATAGATGTGCTTCATATGGATTAAAATTATAGGTTTTTCTCATTAAATCAAAAATATGTCCCCCCGGAATTCGATAAGCCATTTCACCAAAATAGAGCTCTTCTTCATCTGATATAAAAAATTCCGGATGAATTAATCCACACTGAATGTTAAATACATCTACAATCTTTTCAACTTCCTTACGAATTTGAGGACGAAGCTTTTCAATTTCTTTTGTCGGAGGTACCATCATCGAGTATCCGAATACAACATATTCCGTTACGTTTAAAAACTGTACCTTTCCATTATGAATGAAAGCTTCACATGAAATCTCTAAACCCTGTAAATGACTTTCTAATAAAGATGGAAAGTTTTCCTCTGATAACTTAGACTCTATGTCTTCCTCTGACATAATCATACGATGACCGGAAGCACCTGCTTTATTAAAAGCTTTAACATGAATAGGGGCCGGTTCTTCTCCCCTTGTACGAAGTAAAGCACCATTTACACGGTTAAAAAAGCGACGAACATCCTCTTTATCTTTTGCCTCTTCAAAAATACCGACACGTAAGCCACCAATATGTGCTCTGCGCTTCATCATTGCTTTATCCCGAAATAAAATAGCATGATCAAATAATCTTGGTTCATTTCGAAAACGAGAATTTAAGGCCCCCGCCCATTCAACCGTTTCTTCAAAAATAGGAACGGTATGATCGACATCTAAATCTTTCAAAATTTGATAAAGTTCTTCCGACTGCTTATATACATCATTGTAGGGTACAT includes the following:
- a CDS encoding ATP-grasp domain-containing protein produces the protein MPFANRHEEQYLFKENDQKDRGEIYNRKTGPIHLDHQKRVKGKKIALIGWGIPSIEAMQRLDRDFIVVSLPEFKTFADKHNIPFVAWDFGKDVPYNDVYKQSEELYQILKDLDVDHTVPIFEETVEWAGALNSRFRNEPRLFDHAILFRDKAMMKRRAHIGGLRVGIFEEAKDKEDVRRFFNRVNGALLRTRGEEPAPIHVKAFNKAGASGHRMIMSEEDIESKLSEENFPSLLESHLQGLEISCEAFIHNGKVQFLNVTEYVVFGYSMMVPPTKEIEKLRPQIRKEVEKIVDVFNIQCGLIHPEFFISDEEELYFGEMAYRIPGGHIFDLMRKTYNFNPYEAHLLCCDPNTTEEEIKDIFPDETEANGHAGSFLVYPKKNHIHQVNMPKELEEHDYFDKHTLFKPAVSKIQSNQEGYGNHLGTIFFYGDDGYQVKQLLSDYVDHHFYM